The following proteins are co-located in the Vibrio azureus genome:
- the metF gene encoding methylenetetrahydrofolate reductase has translation MGYTHAGHIDALNQNIAELSDNINVSFEFFPPSSEKMEETLWNSVHRLKHLQPKFVSVTYGANSGERDRTHSIIKDIKAATGLVAAPHLTCIDATREELNAIADDYWFNGIKNIVALRGDIPPGGGTPDMYASDLVELLKARHDFDISVAAFPEVHPEAKSAQSDLLNLKRKVEAGANRAITQFFFDVESYLRFRDRCVAAGIDVEIVPGILPVSNFKQASRFAAQNNVKVPGWMSKQFEGLDDDPVTRQLVGASQAIDMVRVLSREGVKDFHFYTLNRAEMTYALCHTLGVRPQVAVEA, from the coding sequence ATGGGTTATACACACGCAGGCCATATTGATGCCTTAAATCAGAATATTGCCGAACTATCGGACAATATCAATGTGTCATTTGAATTTTTTCCACCTAGTAGCGAGAAGATGGAAGAAACCCTCTGGAACTCGGTACATCGCCTCAAACACCTCCAACCTAAATTTGTTTCGGTCACATATGGGGCAAACTCTGGAGAACGAGACAGAACGCATTCCATCATAAAAGATATCAAAGCGGCAACGGGTCTGGTCGCCGCTCCCCATCTCACTTGTATCGATGCAACGCGAGAAGAGTTGAACGCGATTGCGGATGATTATTGGTTTAACGGTATTAAAAATATAGTGGCGTTAAGAGGGGATATTCCTCCGGGTGGAGGGACTCCTGATATGTATGCTTCAGACTTAGTCGAGTTACTTAAAGCACGCCATGATTTCGATATTTCAGTCGCGGCATTCCCAGAAGTACATCCAGAAGCGAAAAGTGCACAATCCGATTTGTTGAACCTTAAGCGTAAAGTCGAAGCGGGTGCTAATCGAGCGATTACCCAATTCTTTTTTGATGTTGAATCTTACCTGCGTTTTCGTGATCGTTGCGTTGCTGCTGGTATCGATGTGGAAATTGTTCCAGGTATTCTTCCTGTTTCCAATTTCAAGCAAGCATCGCGCTTCGCTGCACAAAATAATGTGAAGGTGCCGGGGTGGATGAGTAAGCAGTTTGAAGGGCTGGATGATGACCCAGTTACTAGGCAGTTAGTGGGTGCGAGTCAGGCAATTGATATGGTTCGTGTACTAAGTCGTGAAGGCGTTAAAGATTTCCATTTTTATACGCTTAATCGAGCTGAGATGACTTATGCACTCTGTCATACACTGGGCGTTCGGCCACAAGTTGCCGTAGAAGCTTAA
- the argC gene encoding N-acetyl-gamma-glutamyl-phosphate reductase translates to MLKTTIIGASGYTGAELALMVNQHPHLSLAGLYVSANSADANKNIAQLHGKLKGVIDQPVLPLTDLQQVANEADVIFLATAHEVSHDLAPTLLQAGCQVFDLSGAFRVKSAGFYREFYGFEHQYHNWLDKSVYGLAEWNSVAIKTSPLIAVAGCYPTASQLAIKPLLEAGLIDTCQWPIINAVSGVSGAGRKASMTNSFCEVSLQPYGVFHHRHQPEIAQHLGCDVIFTPHLGNFKRGILATITMKLAQGVTEAQVAQAFEQAYQGKPAVRLKGDGMPRIQDVENTPFCDIGWKVQGEHIIVISAIDNLLKGASSQAMQCLNIHYGYPELTALL, encoded by the coding sequence ATGCTAAAAACCACGATAATTGGAGCCAGCGGGTACACCGGTGCAGAATTGGCTTTGATGGTCAACCAACATCCACATCTCTCTCTTGCCGGACTGTATGTTTCAGCAAATAGCGCAGATGCCAACAAGAATATTGCCCAATTACACGGCAAACTTAAGGGCGTGATTGATCAACCTGTCCTCCCCTTAACTGACTTACAACAAGTCGCCAATGAGGCCGATGTCATTTTCCTCGCGACGGCTCATGAAGTGAGTCATGACTTAGCGCCCACCCTGTTACAAGCAGGTTGCCAAGTGTTCGATTTATCTGGTGCATTTCGGGTTAAAAGCGCAGGTTTTTATCGTGAGTTTTATGGGTTTGAGCATCAGTACCACAATTGGTTGGATAAATCAGTCTACGGGTTAGCAGAATGGAACTCAGTCGCGATAAAAACTTCGCCACTGATTGCCGTTGCAGGCTGTTATCCGACAGCATCACAATTAGCCATCAAGCCTCTTCTTGAAGCAGGCCTAATTGACACTTGCCAATGGCCAATCATCAATGCGGTGAGTGGTGTTTCAGGAGCAGGCCGAAAAGCATCGATGACCAATAGTTTTTGTGAGGTAAGTTTGCAGCCTTACGGTGTGTTCCATCATCGTCATCAACCAGAAATTGCTCAACATTTAGGTTGCGATGTGATTTTTACTCCACACCTAGGCAACTTTAAGCGCGGTATTCTTGCCACGATCACGATGAAGTTGGCGCAAGGCGTGACGGAAGCACAAGTGGCGCAAGCGTTTGAACAAGCTTACCAAGGCAAGCCAGCGGTTCGTCTTAAAGGTGATGGTATGCCACGTATTCAGGATGTCGAAAATACCCCTTTCTGTGATATCGGCTGGAAGGTACAAGGCGAACACATCATTGTGATTTCGGCAATCGACAACCTACTTAAAGGTGCATCGAGTCAAGCGATGCAATGTCTCAATATTCATTACGGTTACCCAGAACTGACAGCGTTGCTGTAG
- a CDS encoding bifunctional aspartate kinase/homoserine dehydrogenase II has protein sequence MNVQRQLHKFGGSSLADPECYRRVVGILREYSADNDLVVVSAAGKTTNQLIAFVEGLSLDGRIAHERLQILRQFQFDLVESLITGQAKEQLQSLLRDDFSMLAELAAPLTQAQQATVLGCGEVWSSRLLASLLSQSDLPAIAQDARVFLRAEEGTQPEVDRARSYPLVKEALAQHRHQRIVITGFMAKNTADETVLLGRNGSDYSATVIGALAGVETVTIWSDVAGVYSADPRVVSDACLLPLLRLDEASELARLAAPVLHSRTLQPVAQSTMNLQLKCSYQSQAGSTRIERVLASGRGAKIITSLDDVLLIQLSFVHGHDFERAKEEVLRSLARVQLEPLAYEIQAEQQQLRLAYTPEIAGGALAYLQELAVEADIKLKEGYSLIAAVGAGVTKNANHCFGFYQQLKYASVEFIAATESGMSLVAVLRCPEVTSLVQAIHSQLFQAQKRVAVALCGKGNIGSSWLSLFATQQEELKKRHGMTFELVAVIDSQTYLFDENGLDPLKVLRNFDDDSIENDGSWLTKLGELSDFDEVVALDVTASQQLAARYVDIAQYGLHLISANKVAGSADSYYYHQVQSAFSKTGRHWLYNATVGAGLPINHTVRDLRESGDEIVALSGIFSGTLSWLFQQFDGSVPFSELVDLAWQQGLTEPDPRADLDGSDVMRKLVILARESGLEIEPEQVRVESLVPSSLRTLSLDAFFEQGATLNESLHERLKQAQEKGQVLRYVARLERNGKATVGIEALPAEHALANLLPCDNIFAIESQWYKDNPLVIRGPGAGREVTAGAIQSDLNRLASLF, from the coding sequence ATGAATGTTCAGCGCCAGTTACATAAATTTGGTGGCAGCAGTTTAGCTGATCCAGAATGTTATCGACGAGTGGTTGGGATCCTTAGAGAGTATTCTGCTGACAACGATCTAGTGGTTGTGTCTGCAGCAGGCAAAACAACCAATCAATTAATTGCGTTTGTTGAAGGGTTAAGTCTGGATGGCCGCATTGCTCATGAGCGCTTGCAAATATTAAGGCAGTTTCAGTTTGACTTGGTTGAGTCGCTGATAACGGGCCAAGCCAAAGAGCAACTTCAGTCGTTGTTGCGAGATGACTTCAGTATGTTGGCCGAGTTGGCGGCACCATTGACTCAGGCTCAGCAAGCGACGGTTCTGGGCTGTGGAGAGGTTTGGTCTTCACGCTTGTTAGCAAGTTTGTTGTCACAATCTGATTTACCTGCAATCGCGCAAGATGCTCGTGTGTTTCTTCGTGCGGAAGAAGGAACGCAACCAGAAGTCGACCGCGCTCGTTCTTATCCTCTCGTTAAAGAAGCACTTGCTCAGCATCGCCATCAGCGTATCGTTATTACGGGATTTATGGCTAAGAATACGGCGGATGAAACCGTCTTGCTTGGACGCAATGGCTCTGACTACTCTGCGACGGTTATTGGAGCGCTAGCCGGAGTGGAAACGGTGACGATTTGGAGCGACGTCGCTGGTGTTTATAGTGCTGATCCTCGAGTGGTCTCCGATGCCTGCTTATTGCCATTACTACGTTTGGACGAAGCGAGTGAATTAGCACGGCTAGCAGCGCCCGTTTTACACAGTCGGACCTTACAGCCAGTGGCGCAAAGTACAATGAATTTGCAGTTGAAATGCAGTTATCAATCGCAAGCGGGATCAACGCGAATTGAGCGGGTGCTAGCTTCGGGGAGAGGCGCTAAAATTATTACTTCTTTGGATGATGTCCTTTTAATTCAACTTTCATTTGTTCATGGTCATGACTTTGAACGAGCAAAAGAAGAAGTACTAAGAAGTTTAGCAAGGGTTCAGTTAGAACCTTTAGCGTATGAAATTCAGGCTGAGCAACAGCAGTTACGTTTAGCGTACACTCCTGAAATTGCTGGAGGGGCACTGGCTTACTTGCAAGAATTAGCGGTTGAGGCTGACATTAAACTCAAAGAGGGCTACTCATTGATTGCGGCTGTTGGAGCAGGAGTGACCAAAAATGCCAATCACTGTTTCGGTTTTTATCAGCAATTAAAATATGCATCTGTGGAATTCATTGCTGCGACAGAATCGGGCATGAGCTTAGTAGCAGTCCTGCGTTGCCCAGAAGTGACTTCTTTAGTTCAAGCCATTCATAGCCAATTATTCCAAGCTCAGAAGCGAGTTGCTGTGGCTTTGTGCGGCAAAGGCAATATTGGCTCAAGCTGGTTATCCTTGTTTGCGACCCAGCAAGAAGAGCTGAAGAAGCGCCATGGTATGACGTTTGAATTGGTCGCAGTGATTGATAGTCAAACTTATCTATTTGATGAGAATGGCCTTGACCCACTAAAGGTGTTGCGCAATTTTGATGATGACAGTATTGAAAATGATGGTAGTTGGTTGACCAAGCTTGGAGAGCTATCTGATTTTGATGAAGTCGTTGCCTTGGATGTCACGGCGAGTCAGCAGTTAGCCGCTCGTTATGTCGATATTGCACAATACGGTCTTCATTTAATTTCCGCTAACAAGGTTGCAGGTTCTGCTGACAGTTATTATTACCATCAAGTGCAAAGTGCTTTTAGCAAAACGGGCCGTCACTGGCTGTATAATGCCACAGTTGGAGCTGGTTTACCGATCAATCATACCGTGCGTGACTTGCGTGAAAGTGGTGATGAGATTGTTGCGCTATCAGGTATTTTCTCAGGAACGTTATCTTGGCTATTTCAACAATTTGATGGCAGTGTCCCTTTTAGTGAATTAGTCGATTTAGCCTGGCAGCAAGGTTTAACTGAGCCCGACCCTCGAGCTGATTTAGACGGCAGTGATGTGATGCGCAAGCTGGTTATTTTAGCTCGTGAGTCTGGACTTGAGATCGAGCCTGAGCAAGTCAGAGTCGAATCACTTGTTCCTTCGTCTTTACGAACGTTAAGTTTAGATGCTTTCTTCGAACAAGGGGCAACACTCAATGAATCCTTACATGAGCGATTGAAACAAGCACAAGAAAAAGGGCAGGTGTTGCGTTATGTGGCACGACTTGAACGCAATGGCAAAGCGACAGTCGGTATTGAAGCTTTACCTGCTGAACATGCGCTGGCGAACCTATTGCCGTGTGACAACATCTTTGCGATAGAAAGTCAGTGGTATAAAGACAACCCGCTTGTGATTCGTGGACCTGGGGCCGGTCGTGAAGTGACGGCCGGAGCCATTCAATCGGATCTGAATCGATTAGCGAGTTTATTCTAG
- a CDS encoding argininosuccinate synthase → MSKVNVNKVVVAYSGGLDTSVIIPWLKENYDCEVVAFVADVGQGAEELEGIEAKAKASGASECYIADLKEEMVAEYIFPTLKTGAYYEGKYLLGTSMARPIIAKAQVEVARKVGADALCHGCTGKGNDQVRFEGAFAALAPDLHVIAPWREWDLVSREECLDYLAERNIPCSASLTKIYSRDANAWHISTEGGVLEDTWNAPNEDCWVWTVDPEQAPDEAEYVTLKVSKGEVVEVDGEAMTPYNALIYLNEKGSKHGVGRIDIVENRLVGMKSRGCYETPGGTIMMEALRAVEQLVLDKSSFEFREELGLKASHLVYDGRWFTPLCKSILAASEELAQDVNGEVVIKLYKGQATVTQKRSDNSLYSEEFATFGEDEVYDQSHAGGFIRLYSLSSRIRALNSQKK, encoded by the coding sequence ATGAGCAAAGTGAATGTAAATAAAGTGGTTGTCGCATACTCAGGTGGTCTCGATACTTCAGTGATTATTCCGTGGTTAAAAGAGAATTATGATTGTGAAGTAGTTGCGTTTGTCGCTGATGTTGGTCAAGGCGCCGAGGAGCTTGAAGGGATTGAAGCTAAAGCGAAGGCTTCGGGAGCTTCGGAGTGTTACATCGCAGACCTGAAAGAAGAAATGGTTGCGGAATACATTTTCCCGACACTAAAAACCGGTGCTTACTATGAAGGTAAATACCTACTAGGTACATCAATGGCCCGTCCAATTATTGCCAAAGCCCAAGTTGAAGTCGCACGTAAAGTAGGTGCTGATGCACTGTGCCATGGCTGTACAGGTAAGGGTAACGACCAAGTTCGTTTTGAAGGCGCATTTGCAGCACTAGCACCGGACCTACATGTGATTGCACCATGGCGTGAATGGGATCTTGTCAGCCGTGAAGAGTGTCTTGATTACCTTGCTGAGCGTAACATTCCTTGTTCTGCTTCTTTGACCAAGATCTATTCACGTGATGCAAACGCATGGCATATTTCAACAGAAGGTGGCGTACTTGAAGATACATGGAATGCACCCAACGAAGATTGCTGGGTTTGGACGGTCGATCCTGAGCAAGCACCTGATGAAGCAGAATATGTCACTTTAAAAGTTTCTAAAGGTGAAGTGGTTGAGGTTGATGGGGAAGCCATGACGCCTTATAACGCACTTATTTATCTCAATGAAAAGGGTTCGAAGCACGGTGTTGGACGTATCGACATTGTAGAAAATCGCTTGGTTGGAATGAAGTCTCGTGGCTGCTATGAAACACCTGGTGGCACCATCATGATGGAAGCATTACGTGCCGTTGAGCAGCTTGTTCTTGATAAGTCATCATTTGAATTTCGCGAGGAATTAGGCTTGAAAGCTTCCCACCTTGTTTACGACGGTCGTTGGTTTACACCGTTATGTAAATCGATTCTTGCAGCTTCAGAGGAGCTGGCACAAGATGTTAATGGTGAAGTCGTGATTAAGCTTTACAAGGGGCAAGCGACAGTGACACAAAAACGTTCTGACAATAGCTTGTACTCTGAAGAGTTTGCAACGTTTGGTGAGGATGAAGTATACGATCAAAGTCATGCTGGTGGCTTTATTCGTCTGTATTCACTATCGAGCCGGATTAGAGCTTTGAATAGTCAGAAAAAGTAA
- the argE gene encoding acetylornithine deacetylase, with product MQLPTFLEVYEGLISTSSISSTDPSWDQGNAKVIEKLASWFKDLGFFVDVIEVAPGKHNMIARLGTGEGGLLLAGHSDTVPFDEGRWNFDPHTLTEQNNRFYGLGTADMKGFFAFIYQAVKQLDWSKQTKPLYVLATCDEETTMLGARHFTEHAPFKPDYCIIGEPTSLVPIRGHKGHVANAIRVTGKSGHSSDPALGVNAIEIMHEVMFAMMQLRDKLVKEYHHPGFAIPSPTLNLGHIHGGDSANRICGCCELHYDVRPLPGISLDGLENMLRGALKEVESKWPGRIEILPLHEPIPGYECDHEHPFIGGIEEICQTRSETVNYCTEAPFLQTLCPTLVLGPGSIEQAHQPDEFLSLDFINPTIDILSRAMIKYCH from the coding sequence ATGCAATTACCTACTTTTCTCGAAGTCTATGAAGGCCTTATTAGCACTTCATCGATAAGCTCAACCGATCCAAGTTGGGATCAAGGCAATGCAAAAGTGATCGAGAAGCTGGCTTCTTGGTTCAAAGATCTTGGTTTTTTTGTCGATGTGATCGAAGTAGCGCCAGGTAAACACAATATGATCGCACGCCTGGGGACAGGCGAAGGTGGGTTGCTCCTAGCTGGGCACAGCGATACAGTGCCGTTTGATGAAGGACGTTGGAATTTTGATCCCCATACATTAACTGAGCAAAACAATCGCTTTTACGGCTTGGGCACTGCGGATATGAAAGGCTTTTTTGCGTTTATCTATCAAGCAGTAAAGCAACTCGACTGGAGTAAGCAAACCAAACCTCTTTATGTTTTGGCCACTTGCGATGAAGAAACCACGATGCTGGGTGCTCGTCATTTTACGGAACACGCACCGTTTAAACCGGATTATTGCATCATTGGAGAGCCTACCAGCCTTGTTCCGATTCGAGGTCATAAAGGGCATGTCGCAAACGCCATACGCGTGACGGGTAAATCTGGTCATTCATCTGATCCTGCGCTTGGCGTAAACGCAATAGAAATCATGCATGAAGTGATGTTTGCCATGATGCAATTACGCGATAAGCTGGTGAAAGAATACCATCACCCAGGTTTTGCCATTCCAAGCCCAACGCTTAACTTAGGTCACATACATGGGGGAGATAGCGCTAACCGCATTTGTGGATGCTGTGAGCTGCATTATGATGTGCGCCCTCTACCAGGAATTAGCCTTGATGGTTTAGAAAACATGCTACGTGGTGCTTTAAAAGAAGTCGAATCTAAGTGGCCGGGCAGAATTGAAATCCTCCCGCTGCATGAACCGATCCCGGGCTATGAATGTGATCATGAACACCCTTTTATCGGTGGTATCGAAGAAATATGTCAAACCCGTTCAGAAACTGTCAACTACTGTACCGAAGCGCCATTCTTACAGACCTTATGCCCTACTCTTGTACTGGGCCCAGGGTCGATTGAGCAAGCCCACCAACCTGATGAGTTCTTGTCGCTAGATTTTATCAATCCCACTATCGATATTTTGTCCCGTGCGATGATCAAATATTGTCATTAG
- the argB gene encoding acetylglutamate kinase, which translates to MTQTNQAPLVIKLGGAALSCTQTLSQLFGAISAYQKLAQRQIAIVHGGGYLVDELMAKLQFETVKKNGLRVTPYEQIPVIVGALAGTANKLLQGQAIADGLNAVGLSLADGGLCDVEELDPELGAVGKASPGNSTLLQALLNAGALPIISSIGLTEKGQMMNVNADQAAVAVAGALDANLVFLSDVTGVLDGKGHLIPILSDQEAQGLIEGKVITDGMIVKVRSAIEAAKDLGRVVEVASWRSPEKLTRLLSGERIGTQFLPQ; encoded by the coding sequence ATGACGCAAACCAATCAAGCTCCATTAGTCATTAAGCTCGGTGGTGCAGCTCTATCTTGCACTCAAACGTTAAGCCAATTGTTTGGTGCCATTTCGGCTTACCAAAAGTTAGCGCAGCGACAAATCGCTATCGTTCATGGCGGTGGCTACCTAGTTGATGAGTTGATGGCAAAGCTTCAGTTTGAAACCGTAAAGAAAAACGGTCTTCGCGTGACGCCTTATGAGCAAATTCCTGTGATTGTAGGCGCGCTTGCAGGCACAGCAAACAAATTGCTTCAAGGTCAAGCGATTGCGGATGGTCTGAATGCAGTGGGTCTTAGTCTCGCAGATGGTGGATTATGTGATGTTGAAGAACTTGACCCAGAGCTAGGCGCTGTAGGCAAAGCATCACCGGGTAATTCAACCCTTTTACAAGCGTTGCTAAACGCAGGTGCACTGCCGATCATCAGCTCAATTGGTCTGACTGAAAAAGGTCAAATGATGAACGTCAATGCCGATCAGGCAGCAGTGGCAGTGGCGGGTGCTTTAGATGCAAATCTGGTTTTTCTTTCCGATGTCACTGGGGTTCTCGATGGAAAAGGACATTTGATCCCCATTTTATCGGATCAAGAAGCGCAAGGTTTGATCGAAGGGAAAGTGATCACCGACGGCATGATCGTCAAAGTGAGATCCGCTATAGAAGCGGCGAAGGATCTTGGTCGCGTAGTTGAAGTTGCAAGCTGGCGATCCCCAGAAAAACTCACTCGATTGTTGTCTGGAGAAAGAATTGGAACTCAGTTTCTACCTCAATAA
- a CDS encoding PadR family transcriptional regulator, whose amino-acid sequence MSLPHVILTVLSTRDATGYDITKEFSASIGYFWKASHQQVYRELNKMAEKDLVSCVLEPQEGKPDRKVYSITDAGRSALGEWFDQPTAHPTVRDEFSAKLMACAIQPAAPFREQLALLVAESRKLVSHYKEIEAAYYATPSTLDKQARLERLTLRRNLMLREAWINWADEVLTELEVIG is encoded by the coding sequence ATGTCATTACCACACGTTATCTTAACTGTTCTCAGTACTCGCGATGCCACGGGTTACGATATTACAAAAGAATTCTCAGCGAGCATCGGTTACTTCTGGAAAGCAAGCCATCAGCAGGTTTACCGTGAGCTCAATAAAATGGCTGAAAAGGATTTAGTTTCCTGTGTCCTAGAACCTCAAGAAGGCAAACCGGATCGTAAAGTCTACTCTATTACTGATGCTGGCCGTAGTGCTCTAGGTGAGTGGTTTGATCAACCAACTGCGCATCCTACTGTCCGTGATGAATTTTCTGCCAAGTTAATGGCATGCGCGATTCAGCCTGCAGCCCCTTTCCGTGAGCAACTTGCACTGCTTGTTGCTGAATCACGTAAATTGGTTTCTCACTACAAAGAGATTGAAGCGGCTTACTACGCAACACCGTCTACGCTAGACAAGCAAGCTCGTTTGGAGCGTTTGACGCTACGTCGTAATTTAATGCTTCGCGAAGCGTGGATTAACTGGGCTGACGAAGTACTGACAGAACTAGAAGTGATTGGTTAA
- the ppc gene encoding phosphoenolpyruvate carboxylase — MNEKYAALKSNVRMLGHLLGNTIRDAHGEEIFEKVETIRTLSKSAQAGNQADRESLIEEIKSLPDEQLTPVTRAFNQFLNLTNIAEQYHTISRHCEEHVCEPDAMNTLFSKLVQNKVSKLDTAQAVKDLNIELVLTAHPTEITRRTMINKLVKINECLSKLELSDLSFKERKKTERRLEQLIAESWHSDVIRQQRPTPLDEAKWGFAVVENSLWEAVPEFLREMNDRLKPYLGEGLPIDARPVHFSSWMGGDRDGNPFVTHSITREVLLLSRWKAADLYLNDINELISELSMTVCNENVRQLAGEDAHEPYRAILKQLRSLLIESKDILDAKIHGQQLAVKAPLRNVQQLWEPLYACYKSLTECGMTVIANGSLLDTLRRVKAFGVHLVRLDIRQESTRHADALSELTRYLGIGDYEQWSEQDKVAFLTNELASKRPLLPRDWEPSEPVKEVLDTCKIIAAQPREAFGAYVISMARTASDVLAVHLLLQEAGCPYRMDVCPLFETLDDLNNAESVIQQLMGIDLYRGFIQNHQMVMIGYSDSAKDAGVMSAGWAQYHAMESLVKVAENEGIELTLFHGRGGTIGRGGAPAHAALLSQPPKSLKGGLRVTEQGEMIRFKLGLPDVAVNSFNLYASAILEANLLPPPEPKQEWRELMEVLSQVSCEAYRRVVRDEPDFVPYFRQATPELELGKLPLGSRPAKRNPNGGVESLRAIPWIFSWSQNRLVLPAWLGAGEAIQYSINQGHQALLEEMCREWPFFSTRLGMLEMVYSKCNIDISRYYDQRLADESLLPLGERLREQLQQDIKAVLNVENNENLMQRNPWGLESIRLRNIYVEPLNMLQAELLYRTRQTEQPSTHLEEALMVTIAGIAAGMRNTG, encoded by the coding sequence ATGAACGAAAAATACGCGGCACTCAAAAGCAATGTACGCATGCTAGGCCATTTGCTGGGGAATACGATTCGTGATGCCCATGGTGAAGAGATTTTCGAAAAAGTAGAAACAATTCGTACATTATCTAAATCCGCTCAAGCAGGGAACCAAGCAGACAGGGAAAGCTTAATCGAAGAAATTAAAAGCTTGCCAGATGAACAACTCACACCTGTAACAAGAGCGTTTAATCAATTTCTGAATCTAACTAATATTGCTGAGCAATATCATACTATTTCGCGTCATTGCGAAGAGCATGTCTGCGAACCAGACGCTATGAATACTCTTTTCTCAAAGCTGGTTCAAAACAAGGTGAGTAAACTCGACACAGCTCAAGCGGTTAAAGACCTTAATATTGAGCTGGTTCTCACCGCGCATCCAACCGAAATTACTCGCCGCACCATGATCAATAAGCTGGTCAAAATTAATGAGTGCCTTTCCAAATTAGAACTCAGCGATCTCTCTTTTAAAGAACGTAAAAAAACAGAACGTCGTTTAGAACAACTGATCGCGGAAAGCTGGCATTCCGATGTCATTCGCCAGCAACGCCCGACGCCATTAGATGAAGCTAAGTGGGGCTTCGCCGTCGTCGAGAACTCTTTATGGGAAGCCGTACCAGAATTTCTACGTGAAATGAATGATCGCCTAAAGCCTTACCTCGGCGAAGGCCTCCCTATCGATGCTCGTCCCGTTCATTTCTCCTCTTGGATGGGTGGTGACCGTGATGGTAACCCATTTGTCACCCACAGTATTACACGTGAAGTGCTCCTGCTTTCTCGCTGGAAAGCCGCGGATCTCTACCTTAATGACATTAATGAATTGATCAGTGAATTGTCGATGACGGTGTGCAATGAAAATGTCCGCCAGTTAGCGGGAGAAGATGCGCATGAGCCGTACCGTGCCATTCTAAAGCAACTTCGTTCGCTGCTCATTGAAAGCAAAGATATTTTAGATGCTAAAATCCATGGTCAACAACTTGCCGTTAAAGCTCCACTGAGAAATGTCCAACAACTATGGGAACCACTTTACGCGTGCTATAAATCGCTTACCGAATGTGGCATGACGGTGATCGCCAATGGCTCCCTTTTAGATACTCTACGCCGTGTTAAGGCTTTTGGTGTTCATCTAGTCCGCCTTGATATTCGCCAGGAGAGCACACGTCATGCAGATGCTCTCTCTGAGCTGACGCGTTATCTCGGTATTGGTGACTACGAACAATGGAGTGAGCAAGATAAAGTTGCTTTCCTCACCAATGAGCTTGCCTCCAAGCGCCCTCTTCTTCCCCGAGACTGGGAACCGTCTGAGCCGGTCAAAGAAGTTTTAGATACCTGTAAGATTATTGCTGCCCAACCGCGTGAGGCATTTGGGGCGTATGTAATTTCAATGGCTCGTACTGCTTCAGATGTACTTGCGGTGCACCTGCTGCTGCAAGAAGCAGGTTGCCCGTACCGCATGGATGTATGTCCACTATTCGAAACGCTCGACGATTTGAATAATGCAGAATCTGTCATCCAGCAACTCATGGGAATCGACCTGTATCGCGGTTTTATCCAAAACCATCAAATGGTGATGATCGGTTACTCTGATTCAGCCAAGGATGCTGGGGTTATGTCGGCTGGCTGGGCACAATATCATGCTATGGAGTCATTGGTTAAAGTCGCTGAAAACGAAGGCATTGAACTGACGCTCTTCCACGGCCGTGGAGGCACCATTGGTCGAGGAGGTGCACCTGCTCACGCCGCTTTACTCTCTCAACCACCGAAGAGTTTGAAAGGAGGCCTACGTGTTACCGAACAAGGGGAAATGATCCGCTTTAAGCTTGGTTTACCGGATGTCGCTGTTAATAGTTTCAACCTTTACGCCAGTGCAATCTTAGAAGCGAATCTCCTACCACCACCGGAGCCAAAGCAAGAGTGGCGTGAACTGATGGAAGTCCTCTCGCAAGTCAGTTGTGAAGCCTATCGTCGAGTCGTGCGCGACGAACCTGATTTTGTGCCTTATTTCCGTCAAGCGACTCCAGAACTTGAGCTTGGTAAACTGCCTCTCGGTTCTCGCCCAGCCAAACGGAATCCAAATGGTGGTGTTGAGAGCTTACGTGCTATCCCTTGGATCTTCTCTTGGAGCCAAAATAGATTAGTTCTGCCCGCTTGGTTAGGTGCAGGCGAAGCGATTCAATATTCGATTAACCAAGGCCACCAAGCTCTACTGGAAGAAATGTGCCGTGAATGGCCATTCTTTTCGACACGCCTAGGCATGCTTGAGATGGTGTATTCTAAGTGCAACATCGATATTTCACGTTATTACGATCAACGTCTTGCCGATGAATCGCTTCTCCCACTCGGAGAACGCCTACGCGAGCAACTGCAGCAGGATATCAAAGCCGTACTGAATGTTGAAAATAACGAGAACCTCATGCAACGTAACCCTTGGGGTCTTGAGTCTATTCGCCTGCGTAACATCTATGTTGAGCCATTGAATATGCTGCAGGCAGAGCTTCTCTATCGAACTCGCCAAACGGAGCAACCTTCGACCCATTTAGAAGAAGCCTTGATGGTGACGATTGCAGGCATCGCAGCAGGAATGCGTAATACGGGCTAA